Part of the Bacteroidales bacterium genome is shown below.
AAGCCTCAGCCCTTTATCAGGAATCGCCCGCCAAAGCTGTTGATTTTCTGACACAATACTCAGTTAAAACAGGAAATGAGCTTGTTGTCCGATGGAAAAAATTATACGCAGACCTTTTCGTAAAATATATGGACGGCAATATTAAGTATCCGGGCAAAAACAAAGAATCATCAAAAATAAAACAACCGCCATACAGAGATGAATGGTACCGCATGATTATTAAGGAAACTGGCGACAGATACCGTAATTTAGGCCCGGGCGGACATTAATATTTTTTATATTTGACAGCCGCTGAAAGGCGGCTGTTTTTTAAATCATTTTCCATGCCCTTACTCGAACTGCAAAATCTCTGTGTTGATTTTAAAAGCGACAGCGGCACAGTTCATGCAGTGCGCAACATATCCTTCTCTCTTGAAAAAGGAAAAACCATTGGTATTGTCGGCGAATCCGGCTCGGGGAAATCGGTAACTTCGCTGGCATTGATGGGTCTGCTTCCGCCGGGCATCTCAAACATCAGGAAGGGAAAAGCATTTTTCAAGGACAAAAACGAAAATACTTACGACCTCCTTGCTTTACCGGAGAAAAAAAAGATGAAATTCAGGGGCGCCGAACTGGCCATGATTTTTCAGGAACCCATGACTTCGCTGAACCCGGTGTATAAATGCGGCAGGCAAGTTACCGAAGCCATACGCTTGCACCAAAACATCTCTAAAAAAGCTGCCAGGCAGGCAACGCTTGAATGGTTTAAAGAAGTGATGCTTCCTGCTCCGGAAAAGGCTTACCGTTCTTATCCTCACGAACTTTCAGGAGGGCAGAAGCAACGTGTGATGATTGCCATTGCCATGAGCTGCCGTCCATCGCTGCTCATCGCAGACGAGCCAACAACTGCCCTTGATGTTACCGTGCAGAAAAACATCCTTGAACTGATGAAAAACCTGCAGCAGAAATACAAAATGAGCATAATTTTTATTTCCCACGACCTTGGTGTCGTTGCCGAAATAGCAGACTATGTGCTGGTGATGTATAAAGGGGAAGTGGTGGAACAGGGCCTGGTAAGCGATATTTTTAAAAACCCGCAACATCCTTACACCAAGGGCTTGCTTGCCTGCAGGCCCAAATTGGAAAAGCGCTATAAAACGCTCCCCACTGTTGACAAATTTATAAATAATAATACAGACGGTATTTTTGAAGAGCTTACACAGACAGAACGCCGGCAATCGCATGAAAGCATTTACAAAAACAAGCCCATGCTGGAAGCTGTCCATATAAAAACCTATTTTAAGCAAAAACGGGGATTGTTTCAAAAATCAGCAGCATTTAAGGCCGTTGACGATGTCAGTTTAAAGGTATATCCCGGCGAAACCCTCGGCATTGTGGGCGAATCGGGATGCGGAAAAACCACACTTGGCCGTACGATTCTAAGGTTGATAGAACCCGGCGGAGGAAAAATCTTTTTTCTGGGGAACGAAATTACTTCCTATTCAAAAAGCAAACTCAGAAAAATCCGTAAAGATTTTCAGATTATTTTTCAGGACCCTTACTCTTCTTTAAACCCGCGCTTAACAGTCGGCAAAGCCATTACCGAAGGAATGCGTGTTCACGGAATGGGAAAAAATAAGGATGAAAGAAAAAACATAACGCTTGAAATAT
Proteins encoded:
- a CDS encoding ABC transporter ATP-binding protein, with amino-acid sequence MPLLELQNLCVDFKSDSGTVHAVRNISFSLEKGKTIGIVGESGSGKSVTSLALMGLLPPGISNIRKGKAFFKDKNENTYDLLALPEKKKMKFRGAELAMIFQEPMTSLNPVYKCGRQVTEAIRLHQNISKKAARQATLEWFKEVMLPAPEKAYRSYPHELSGGQKQRVMIAIAMSCRPSLLIADEPTTALDVTVQKNILELMKNLQQKYKMSIIFISHDLGVVAEIADYVLVMYKGEVVEQGLVSDIFKNPQHPYTKGLLACRPKLEKRYKTLPTVDKFINNNTDGIFEELTQTERRQSHESIYKNKPMLEAVHIKTYFKQKRGLFQKSAAFKAVDDVSLKVYPGETLGIVGESGCGKTTLGRTILRLIEPGGGKIFFLGNEITSYSKSKLRKIRKDFQIIFQDPYSSLNPRLTVGKAITEGMRVHGMGKNKDERKNITLEILKKVNLDESIFERYPHELSGGQRQRICIARALALKPGFIICDESVSALDVSVQAQVLNLLNDLKKEYGFSLIFISHDLSVVKYMSDRMFVMKEGKFVESGDPDEIYMKPQTEYTQRLIASIPQGL